A window of Mucilaginibacter paludis DSM 18603 contains these coding sequences:
- a CDS encoding glycoside hydrolase family 16 protein, translated as MKLNIYFNCLMLACVSLSAYAKKATPPTDTPKVYKLVWADEFNRNGPPNAANWKFENGFVRNNELQWYQQQNAWCRKGLLVIEARKEHLPNPNYSAQSDNWRNSRSFIDYTSSSINTAGLHSWKYGRFVMRAKIDTSAGLWPAFWALGVSGEWPSSGEIDMMEYYKKKLLANIACGTAVRYKAKWYSNSKPISEFTDKKWASKFHIWRMDWDEKGISLYVDDFLMNHVDLKDLVNADGSNPFNQPQYLLLNLALGGDNGGDPSLTKFPRRFEIDYVRVYQ; from the coding sequence ATGAAACTCAATATCTACTTCAATTGCCTTATGTTAGCCTGTGTGTCGTTATCAGCGTATGCTAAAAAAGCCACGCCACCTACCGACACGCCCAAAGTGTATAAATTGGTTTGGGCCGACGAATTTAACCGCAACGGCCCACCCAATGCGGCTAACTGGAAATTTGAAAATGGCTTTGTACGTAACAACGAGCTGCAATGGTACCAGCAGCAAAATGCCTGGTGTCGTAAAGGCTTGTTGGTTATCGAGGCGCGGAAGGAGCATCTGCCAAATCCAAACTACAGTGCGCAAAGCGATAACTGGAGAAATAGCAGGTCTTTTATTGACTACACGTCTTCCAGCATCAACACCGCCGGTTTACATAGTTGGAAATACGGACGCTTTGTGATGCGTGCCAAAATTGATACGAGCGCGGGCTTATGGCCCGCCTTTTGGGCTTTGGGCGTATCGGGCGAATGGCCGTCAAGTGGCGAGATCGATATGATGGAATATTATAAAAAGAAGTTGTTAGCCAATATAGCTTGTGGAACCGCCGTCCGCTACAAGGCCAAATGGTATAGCAACTCGAAGCCCATCAGTGAATTTACAGATAAAAAATGGGCGAGTAAATTCCATATCTGGCGCATGGATTGGGACGAAAAAGGGATCAGCCTGTATGTAGATGATTTCCTGATGAACCATGTTGATCTGAAGGACCTGGTGAACGCGGACGGTAGCAACCCGTTTAACCAGCCTCAATATTTATTGCTAAACCTGGCTTTGGGCGGCGATAATGGTGGCGATCCGTCCCTAACTAAATTTCCACGCCGTTTTGAGATAGACTATGTACGCGTTTATCAATAA
- a CDS encoding DUF2264 domain-containing protein — protein sequence MRIKRIILPFLCLLPSLCVLAQKTAAISDRQIWLSYMDKVARPVMSNLAADKLKQNMPVELADHIDNKASRSKVAYLEAFGRTLCGLAPWLNLEGGDADEVKLRNQYREWALKAIANSVNPNAADYLQWHGAQPLVDASFVALGLIRCPWLWEHLDSQVKQQLIDALKLTRNTVPVYSNWLLFSGMIEAFFCKYDLGYDALRTDYGIREFTKHWYVGDGMYSDGMDFHFDYYNSIVIQPSLDVILRIQGEKKKTYLKDAEQVKKIGQRYAEILERLINTDGSYPATGRSIVYRAGVFHHLANMAYTQQLPSTLPPAQVRCALTAVIKKTLESPSTFNSAGWLNIGLYGKQPGLADFYITTGSLYICSEIFLPLGLPATDEFWSTPALPWTSVKVWSGKDATADHALDIKSN from the coding sequence ATGAGGATAAAAAGAATCATTTTACCGTTTTTGTGCCTGCTGCCTTCCCTTTGCGTATTGGCCCAAAAAACTGCCGCTATAAGCGATAGGCAAATCTGGTTAAGCTACATGGATAAAGTGGCGCGCCCGGTAATGAGCAACCTGGCCGCCGATAAGCTGAAACAAAATATGCCCGTGGAGCTGGCTGATCATATTGATAACAAAGCAAGCCGGTCAAAAGTAGCCTATCTTGAGGCATTTGGCCGCACCCTTTGCGGGCTGGCACCATGGCTTAACCTTGAAGGCGGCGATGCTGATGAAGTTAAATTACGTAACCAATACAGGGAATGGGCGCTTAAAGCGATAGCCAATTCGGTTAACCCGAACGCGGCGGATTATCTGCAATGGCATGGCGCGCAGCCGCTTGTTGATGCATCATTTGTTGCCCTGGGGCTAATCAGGTGCCCCTGGTTGTGGGAGCATTTGGATAGCCAGGTTAAGCAACAACTTATTGATGCGCTGAAGTTAACCCGTAATACGGTACCCGTTTACAGCAATTGGCTATTGTTTAGCGGGATGATAGAAGCCTTTTTTTGCAAATATGATTTGGGTTACGATGCTTTACGCACCGATTATGGTATCCGCGAATTTACCAAACACTGGTACGTTGGCGATGGTATGTATTCCGACGGGATGGACTTTCATTTCGATTATTATAACAGCATCGTGATACAGCCCAGTCTTGATGTGATACTGCGTATTCAGGGCGAAAAAAAGAAAACTTATCTTAAAGATGCCGAACAGGTAAAAAAAATAGGCCAGCGTTACGCCGAAATTCTGGAACGGTTAATTAATACCGATGGCAGCTACCCGGCAACAGGCCGGTCTATAGTATACCGGGCGGGCGTGTTCCATCACCTGGCCAATATGGCTTATACACAACAATTGCCTTCAACTTTGCCACCGGCGCAGGTACGTTGCGCGTTAACCGCAGTGATCAAAAAAACGCTGGAGTCGCCATCTACCTTCAATAGTGCTGGCTGGCTTAATATTGGCTTATATGGTAAACAGCCCGGCCTGGCCGATTTTTATATTACTACCGGCAGTTTATATATCTGCAGCGAGATCTTTCTGCCCCTGGGCCTGCCCGCTACCGACGAATTTTGGAGCACCCCCGCCTTACCCTGGACATCGGTTAAAGTATGGAGCGGGAAGGATGCGACAGCCGATCACGCACTGGATATTAAATCAAACTAA
- a CDS encoding glycoside hydrolase family 2 protein: MKRSIFTLVLLLLLTGSIKAQDNLITNIKHRKTLSLNGKWHYIVDPYETGFYDYRYKELKEDNGDAYWNTGIPANKTAKKEHGYNDKYTIEVPGDWNHQKPEFVFYEGTIWYQKTFDYKKQDSGNKYYLYFGAVNYRADVYLNGKKLGMHKGGFTPFNFELPAALLKDTGNFLVVKVDNKRYADEVPTLNTDWWNYGGITRDVELVEVPNTFIRDFMVQLKKPHGGAIPAKQPEVEGWVKLDHQPSSAQTISVSIPELKLTKQFTTTDSIIPLSFKLPGQVRLWSPQAPKLYRVVISAGTDKTEDEIGFRTIEAYGKKLLLNGKPLFMRGICIHGEIPQDVRRAYTQQDAAQLLGQARQLGCNMVRLAHYPHDEKMTRMADSLGILVWSEIPVYWTINFGSAEVLSKAKAQLNEMITRDHNRASIIIWSVGNETPISATRTDFMHSLITKAKQLDSTRLVSAALEVNYSALKDQNIVDDPLGQFVDLVAFNEYLGWYGGLPDKCRTTNWSTPYNKPLFISETGAGAKAGFHADSLSRFSEEFQEWYFKEQVDMLKRMPDNFVGLSPWVLADFRSPKRNNPVYQEGWNRKGLYDDKGNKKKAFYIMQNYYKQKTKEEVK, encoded by the coding sequence ATGAAGAGAAGCATATTTACCTTAGTGCTGCTGTTGTTGTTAACAGGCAGCATTAAAGCACAGGACAATTTAATTACAAATATTAAACACCGCAAAACATTAAGCCTTAATGGTAAGTGGCACTATATTGTTGACCCCTACGAAACCGGTTTTTACGATTACAGGTATAAAGAACTTAAGGAGGATAATGGCGATGCTTATTGGAATACGGGGATCCCGGCCAATAAAACTGCGAAAAAAGAACACGGTTATAACGACAAATACACTATCGAAGTTCCCGGCGATTGGAACCATCAAAAGCCTGAGTTTGTATTTTATGAGGGCACCATCTGGTATCAAAAAACATTTGATTATAAAAAGCAGGATAGCGGTAATAAATACTATCTCTATTTTGGAGCTGTAAACTACCGCGCTGATGTTTACCTGAACGGGAAGAAATTAGGCATGCACAAAGGTGGCTTTACACCATTTAATTTTGAGTTGCCTGCGGCTTTATTGAAAGATACAGGTAACTTTTTAGTAGTTAAGGTGGATAACAAACGTTACGCCGATGAGGTACCTACTTTAAATACGGACTGGTGGAACTATGGCGGCATTACCCGCGATGTGGAACTGGTTGAGGTGCCTAACACCTTTATCCGCGATTTTATGGTGCAGCTTAAAAAACCTCATGGGGGTGCAATTCCGGCAAAACAACCCGAGGTAGAGGGCTGGGTAAAATTGGATCATCAGCCTTCGTCGGCACAAACCATCAGCGTAAGCATACCCGAACTCAAATTAACAAAGCAGTTTACAACTACCGACTCCATTATTCCGCTTAGTTTTAAATTACCCGGGCAGGTGAGGCTATGGAGCCCGCAGGCACCTAAACTTTACCGGGTTGTTATAAGCGCGGGTACCGACAAAACCGAAGATGAAATAGGCTTCAGAACCATTGAGGCTTACGGTAAAAAGCTTTTGTTAAACGGCAAACCCTTATTTATGCGCGGAATATGCATCCACGGCGAAATACCGCAGGATGTTAGGCGCGCCTATACCCAACAAGATGCTGCGCAACTGTTGGGCCAGGCACGCCAGCTGGGTTGCAACATGGTACGCCTGGCGCATTACCCGCACGACGAAAAGATGACCCGCATGGCCGATTCGCTGGGCATATTGGTATGGTCGGAAATTCCGGTTTACTGGACGATAAATTTTGGCAGTGCCGAAGTGTTAAGCAAAGCGAAGGCACAGCTTAACGAAATGATCACCCGCGATCATAACCGGGCCAGTATTATCATCTGGTCTGTAGGCAACGAAACTCCAATAAGTGCCACCCGTACCGATTTTATGCATAGCCTGATCACCAAAGCCAAACAGTTGGATAGTACAAGGCTGGTATCTGCCGCGCTCGAGGTTAACTACAGCGCCCTTAAAGATCAGAATATAGTTGACGATCCGCTGGGCCAGTTTGTCGACCTGGTAGCCTTTAACGAATACTTAGGCTGGTACGGCGGCCTGCCCGATAAGTGCCGCACCACTAACTGGAGCACGCCGTATAATAAACCCTTGTTTATAAGCGAAACCGGTGCCGGGGCTAAAGCCGGATTTCATGCCGACTCGTTGAGCCGCTTTAGCGAAGAGTTCCAGGAATGGTACTTTAAAGAGCAGGTAGATATGCTGAAACGAATGCCCGATAATTTTGTGGGCCTGTCGCCATGGGTGCTGGCCGATTTCCGCTCGCCAAAGCGCAATAACCCGGTGTACCAGGAAGGCTGGAACCGTAAAGGGCTTTATGATGATAAGGGCAACAAAAAGAAAGCCTTTTACATTATGCAAAATTACTACAAACAAAAAACTAAAGAAGAAGTCAAATAA
- a CDS encoding family 43 glycosylhydrolase, with the protein MRKTALITATLASVSISLFTVFALSAQVSTIGDVKKIALVKGYIIDTVPPAPALPGLFADPNIAVFGKKFYIYPTTDGTEGWLSTQFTCWSSTNLVNWKNEGVILDLPKDITWAKERAWAPTIAFKNNKYYYYYSANVNIGVAVSDKPTGPFIDPIKKPLIARGTKRGQMIDPMVFVDDDGSAYLYWGQGQCNMVKLNDDMVSCDTSKIISIKPTGYNEGPFVIKRKGIYYLMWSEYDTRDPRYSIAYATSTSPLGPFTKAVGYPVLKGKGAVKGAGHHSVVKVPGTDEWYIAYHRFKIPGGDGYNRETCISAMYFDADGHILPVDVFRKIKPVKIK; encoded by the coding sequence ATGAGAAAAACAGCCTTGATAACAGCAACTCTTGCAAGTGTCTCCATCTCGCTATTTACAGTGTTTGCACTATCTGCTCAGGTGAGCACTATAGGTGATGTTAAAAAAATAGCGTTGGTAAAAGGCTATATTATTGATACCGTACCACCTGCACCGGCATTACCAGGTTTGTTTGCCGACCCTAACATCGCTGTTTTTGGCAAAAAGTTTTATATCTATCCAACTACCGATGGCACAGAGGGCTGGCTGTCAACTCAATTTACCTGCTGGTCGTCAACCAATTTGGTGAACTGGAAAAACGAAGGTGTAATACTGGATTTGCCTAAGGATATTACCTGGGCGAAGGAGCGGGCCTGGGCGCCTACCATCGCTTTTAAAAATAACAAATATTACTATTACTACTCCGCCAACGTAAATATCGGTGTGGCCGTAAGCGATAAGCCAACCGGCCCTTTTATTGATCCAATCAAAAAGCCCTTGATAGCCAGGGGTACCAAACGCGGGCAAATGATAGACCCCATGGTATTTGTTGATGATGATGGTTCGGCCTATTTGTATTGGGGGCAGGGGCAATGTAACATGGTAAAGCTCAATGATGATATGGTATCCTGTGATACATCAAAAATCATCTCTATTAAGCCAACAGGTTACAACGAAGGCCCTTTTGTAATTAAACGGAAAGGAATTTACTACCTGATGTGGTCGGAATATGATACGCGCGATCCACGTTACTCTATCGCGTATGCCACTTCAACATCGCCGCTCGGGCCGTTTACCAAAGCAGTTGGTTACCCGGTTCTTAAAGGTAAGGGCGCGGTTAAAGGTGCGGGGCACCACTCGGTAGTGAAAGTTCCCGGTACGGACGAATGGTATATTGCCTATCACCGGTTTAAAATACCGGGTGGCGATGGCTACAACAGGGAAACATGCATTTCGGCCATGTATTTTGATGCCGATGGCCATATTTTGCCTGTAGATGTTTTCAGAAAAATTAAACCTGTTAAAATTAAATAG
- a CDS encoding glycoside hydrolase family 35 protein, whose translation MKKQFLIFLTLILLYSVNTYSQQAKHTFTMGDDAFMLDGKPFQMISGEMHYPRVPREAWRARMKMAKAMGLNTIGTYVFWNLHEPQKGHFDFSGNNDVAEFVKIAKEEGLWVILRPSPYVCAEWEFGGYPYWLQNEKGLVVRSMEAQYIAEYRKYINEVGKQLAPLQINHGGNILMVQIENEYGSYGSDKAYLALNQQLFKAAGFDGLLYTCDPGADVKNGHLPGLMPAINGVDDPAKVKKIINENHNGKGPYYIAEWYPAWFDWWGASHHTVAAEKYVGRLDTVLAAGISINMYMFHGGTTRAFMNGANYKDETPYEPQITSYDYDAPLDEAGNATDKFMKFRQVIQKHLPAGQTLPAVPAAKPAMAIPAIGFSQSVSVVDNLPKARLSDSPLTFEDLNQDYGYVLYRTTIQGGKTGVLKLSDLRDYAVIMVNGKTIGTLDRRLKQDSMTVTLPAGPVILDILVENMGRINFGKYLLENKKGITKAVFFNGAEINKWQMFGLSLSDSKQIAFKAGVAAGGNLPTFKKGTFNLQKIADTYIDLSKWGKGVVWVNGHNLGRYWNIGPEQTLYLPAEWLKKGANEIIVFELLKPESSNLSAIEKPILDVIQR comes from the coding sequence ATGAAAAAACAATTCTTAATTTTCTTAACGCTGATATTACTTTATAGTGTAAATACTTATAGCCAGCAAGCAAAGCATACTTTTACCATGGGCGATGATGCCTTTATGCTTGATGGCAAACCCTTCCAGATGATATCCGGCGAAATGCACTATCCGCGTGTTCCGCGCGAGGCATGGCGCGCCCGCATGAAAATGGCCAAAGCAATGGGGCTGAATACCATTGGCACTTATGTGTTCTGGAACCTGCACGAACCTCAGAAAGGTCATTTTGATTTTAGCGGCAATAACGATGTGGCCGAATTTGTGAAGATAGCTAAGGAAGAAGGCCTTTGGGTAATATTGCGCCCAAGCCCTTATGTATGTGCCGAATGGGAATTTGGCGGATACCCCTACTGGCTGCAAAACGAAAAGGGATTGGTTGTGCGCAGCATGGAAGCACAGTATATTGCCGAATACCGTAAATATATTAACGAGGTGGGCAAGCAGCTGGCCCCCTTGCAAATTAACCACGGCGGTAATATCCTGATGGTGCAGATTGAGAATGAATATGGATCGTATGGCAGCGATAAGGCTTATTTGGCCCTTAACCAACAATTGTTTAAGGCTGCGGGTTTCGATGGTTTATTGTACACCTGCGACCCCGGCGCTGATGTTAAAAACGGGCACCTGCCGGGTTTAATGCCTGCTATAAATGGCGTTGATGATCCCGCCAAGGTTAAAAAGATTATTAACGAGAACCACAATGGCAAAGGCCCCTATTATATTGCCGAATGGTACCCAGCCTGGTTTGACTGGTGGGGAGCAAGCCACCATACCGTTGCTGCCGAAAAATATGTTGGCCGTTTAGATACTGTGCTCGCGGCAGGTATATCCATTAACATGTATATGTTTCATGGCGGTACCACCCGTGCTTTTATGAATGGCGCCAACTATAAGGACGAAACACCTTACGAACCGCAAATAACCAGCTATGATTATGATGCGCCGCTTGATGAGGCTGGTAACGCAACCGATAAGTTTATGAAGTTTAGGCAGGTAATACAAAAGCATTTACCGGCAGGCCAAACACTCCCGGCTGTTCCGGCGGCTAAGCCTGCTATGGCTATTCCGGCGATAGGTTTTAGTCAGTCTGTTTCGGTGGTAGATAATTTGCCTAAAGCCAGGTTAAGTGATAGTCCGCTAACGTTCGAAGATCTTAACCAGGATTATGGATACGTGCTTTATCGTACAACTATACAAGGTGGCAAAACAGGTGTACTTAAATTAAGCGATCTGCGCGATTATGCCGTTATTATGGTTAACGGTAAAACCATCGGCACGCTCGACAGGCGTTTAAAGCAAGACAGCATGACGGTGACACTGCCTGCCGGGCCTGTAATCCTCGATATTTTGGTAGAGAATATGGGGCGCATTAATTTTGGAAAATACCTGCTGGAAAACAAAAAAGGTATAACCAAAGCGGTGTTTTTTAATGGAGCCGAAATTAACAAATGGCAAATGTTTGGTTTGTCGCTAAGCGATAGCAAGCAAATTGCGTTTAAAGCTGGCGTTGCTGCAGGTGGCAATTTGCCAACTTTTAAAAAGGGCACCTTTAATTTGCAGAAGATTGCCGATACCTATATCGATCTGAGCAAATGGGGCAAAGGTGTGGTTTGGGTAAATGGGCACAACCTTGGCCGCTATTGGAATATTGGCCCCGAGCAAACGCTCTATCTTCCGGCAGAATGGTTGAAAAAAGGCGCTAACGAAATCATCGTATTTGAATTGTTGAAACCGGAAAGCAGTAATTTATCAGCAATTGAGAAACCAATTTTAGATGTCATTCAACGATAG
- a CDS encoding glycoside hydrolase family 88 protein, producing the protein MVTLIINAIYKASGGLGDSPLERGGNAIKLNSLTSCCRVRRTAKHTPQPHIPAHPLSRGELKSHSLSIRYMNKSGGLCDSPLERGGGVCFMRAIVKIVLAGCFVAGVLNFGKANAQKRSFKADKDLLQTIDNDYKKATAQYKLMAKELKPDRFPKTYYADSAKLETSNSGWWCSGFYPGTLLYLYHQTKDKALIAEANRIMAVLAKEQYNKTTHDLGFMMYCSFGNAEKFEPKPEYKQILINSAQSLASRFDPKVGCIKSWDSKKPEYLVIIDNMMNLELLFWASRVTGDSRFYKIAVTHANTTMKNHFRPDYSSYHVVVYDPLTGEVKQRRTAQGYADESAWARGQAWGLYGYTVMYRETADKKYLDQARNIANFILSNPNLPKDKIPYWDYNAPNIPGALRDASAAAVMASAFLELCQYTDAKTGQLYFNTAETIIRNLSVKPYMAAVGTNGGFILQHSVGHMPNKTEIDVPLTYADYYFIEALNRYQNLTGK; encoded by the coding sequence ATGGTAACACTCATTATCAATGCAATATACAAGGCAAGCGGTGGCCTGGGTGATTCCCCGCTTGAGAGGGGCGGCAACGCTATCAAATTAAACAGTTTAACATCGTGTTGCAGAGTTCGTCGCACGGCGAAACACACCCCACAGCCGCACATTCCAGCCCACCCCCTCTCAAGAGGGGAGCTAAAAAGTCACTCATTATCAATTAGATACATGAATAAAAGCGGCGGCCTGTGCGATTCCCCTCTTGAGAGGGGCGGAGGGGTGTGTTTTATGCGAGCGATTGTAAAAATTGTATTAGCTGGCTGCTTTGTTGCAGGCGTATTGAACTTCGGCAAGGCTAACGCACAGAAGCGGAGCTTTAAAGCTGATAAAGACCTGTTGCAAACTATTGATAACGACTATAAAAAAGCAACTGCCCAGTATAAGTTGATGGCAAAGGAGCTAAAGCCCGACAGGTTTCCTAAAACATACTATGCGGATTCGGCTAAGCTCGAAACCAGTAATTCGGGCTGGTGGTGCAGCGGCTTTTACCCGGGTACGCTGCTTTACCTGTACCATCAAACTAAAGATAAGGCCTTAATTGCCGAGGCTAACCGCATCATGGCTGTTTTGGCCAAAGAGCAATACAATAAAACCACGCACGATTTAGGTTTTATGATGTATTGTAGTTTTGGCAATGCCGAAAAGTTTGAACCTAAACCGGAGTATAAGCAAATACTCATTAACAGCGCTCAGTCCTTAGCATCGCGTTTTGACCCTAAAGTTGGCTGTATCAAATCGTGGGATTCTAAAAAACCGGAGTACCTGGTTATCATCGATAATATGATGAACCTCGAACTTTTGTTTTGGGCAAGCCGTGTTACCGGGGATAGCCGCTTTTACAAAATCGCGGTAACGCATGCCAATACTACGATGAAAAACCACTTCAGGCCCGATTATAGCTCATATCACGTTGTTGTGTACGATCCGCTTACCGGGGAGGTTAAACAAAGGCGAACGGCGCAAGGATATGCTGATGAATCTGCATGGGCACGCGGACAAGCCTGGGGTTTATATGGGTATACCGTAATGTATCGCGAAACAGCTGATAAAAAATACCTTGATCAGGCCCGCAATATTGCTAATTTTATACTCAGTAATCCTAATCTTCCCAAAGACAAGATACCTTATTGGGATTATAATGCGCCCAACATTCCCGGTGCTCTGCGCGATGCTTCTGCTGCTGCGGTAATGGCATCGGCATTTTTGGAGCTGTGCCAATATACAGATGCTAAAACCGGGCAGTTGTATTTCAACACAGCCGAAACCATCATACGTAACCTATCGGTTAAACCTTATATGGCAGCAGTGGGCACCAACGGCGGCTTTATATTGCAGCACAGCGTAGGCCATATGCCTAACAAAACAGAGATAGATGTGCCGCTTACTTATGCCGATTACTATTTTATCGAGGCATTGAACAGATACCAAAACTTAACCGGGAAATGA
- a CDS encoding glycoside hydrolase family 43 protein, with protein sequence MITLFCKNTILAKTAAFALLALFNCSVMAQQKQFSPGQLWPDDKGVHINAHGGGLLYQKGTYYWFGEHKIAGGAGNRAMVGVHCYSSKDLYNWKDQGIALAVSTDTTSDIAKGCILERPKVVYNKKTKKYVMWFHLELLGQSYKAARAGVATSDKVTGPYTFIRSYRPNAGFMPYYPPGTPDADTVNCAQPKNKSEGFFCRDVPGGQMARDMNVFVDDDGKAYHIFSAEENFTLDVAELNDTYTGHTGKFARVYAGHQTEAPAIFKHNGIYYLIGSGTTGWAPNPARWFTAKSIYGLWTYHGNPCKGKGAEITFGGQSTYILPVAGKKDAFIFMADKWTPKNAIDGRYLWLPITFKGDDMEISWFDNWDLKVFDKEK encoded by the coding sequence ATGATAACATTGTTCTGTAAAAACACAATTTTGGCAAAAACGGCGGCCTTTGCACTGTTAGCCTTATTCAACTGTTCTGTAATGGCACAGCAAAAGCAATTTAGCCCGGGCCAGCTTTGGCCTGATGATAAAGGCGTACACATTAACGCGCATGGTGGCGGTTTGCTTTACCAAAAAGGCACTTACTATTGGTTTGGCGAACATAAAATTGCGGGCGGCGCAGGTAACAGGGCCATGGTAGGTGTACATTGCTACTCGTCAAAAGATCTGTATAACTGGAAAGACCAGGGCATAGCGCTTGCTGTATCAACCGATACCACCAGCGACATTGCAAAAGGTTGCATATTGGAGCGGCCAAAGGTTGTGTACAATAAAAAGACAAAAAAATATGTGATGTGGTTTCACCTGGAGCTGTTAGGGCAAAGTTATAAGGCGGCCCGTGCAGGGGTAGCCACAAGTGATAAGGTTACAGGGCCCTACACGTTTATACGCAGCTATCGCCCCAACGCAGGTTTTATGCCCTATTACCCACCCGGAACGCCGGATGCCGATACCGTTAACTGTGCACAACCAAAAAACAAGAGCGAAGGTTTTTTTTGCCGGGATGTGCCTGGCGGGCAAATGGCAAGGGATATGAATGTATTTGTTGATGATGATGGCAAAGCTTACCATATATTTTCGGCTGAAGAAAACTTTACCCTTGATGTTGCGGAGTTAAACGATACCTACACTGGCCATACGGGCAAATTTGCACGTGTATATGCCGGCCACCAAACCGAGGCTCCGGCTATTTTTAAGCACAACGGCATTTATTACCTTATTGGCTCGGGTACTACAGGCTGGGCGCCTAATCCGGCGCGTTGGTTTACGGCCAAATCCATTTATGGCCTCTGGACCTATCATGGTAATCCATGCAAAGGTAAAGGTGCCGAAATTACCTTTGGCGGCCAGAGTACCTATATTTTGCCGGTAGCCGGTAAAAAGGATGCCTTTATTTTTATGGCCGATAAATGGACCCCCAAAAATGCTATCGATGGGCGATACCTATGGCTCCCCATAACTTTTAAGGGCGACGATATGGAGATCAGTTGGTTTGATAACTGGGACCTGAAGGTTTTTGATAAAGAAAAGTAA
- a CDS encoding BNR repeat-containing protein → MKRSFFKYSMLLGMLICNRAVVFAQDASMVTIAQNGWANNSVNAVIFRKNSLFTFKGQQYAAYYDNNQYVVLAKRKSGSKVWQTLRTAFKGDATDAHKSISIIVDGEGYLHLAWGQHNNALNYARSTEPGSLSMTAKISMTGKKEGKVSYPEFYKLPDGDLLFLYRDGASGNGNLMLNRYSVKQKSWVQVQDGMIDGEGKRNAYWQMAIDGRGYIHLSWVWRESPDVASNHDLCYACSKDGGLTWQKLSGQQYTLPITAATAEYASKIPQRSELINQTSMFADAAGNPYIATYWREAGQTVPQYHLVYFNGKDWKTRDLGFRSTSFSLSGGGTKSIPVSRPQIIAWRNGEKQAAAFIFRDEERGDKVSIAINQDLEQNIWKVSNLTSFSVGAWEPSYDTGLWAQKHVLNLFVQKVVQIDGEGQANNPPEPVQVLEWHP, encoded by the coding sequence ATGAAGAGGAGTTTTTTTAAATATAGTATGTTGCTGGGCATGCTAATTTGCAACAGGGCAGTTGTGTTTGCACAAGATGCCAGCATGGTTACCATAGCCCAAAACGGCTGGGCAAATAACTCGGTCAATGCGGTTATCTTTCGCAAAAACTCCTTATTTACCTTTAAAGGGCAGCAGTACGCGGCTTATTATGATAACAACCAGTATGTGGTACTTGCCAAACGTAAATCCGGAAGTAAAGTGTGGCAAACCTTACGAACAGCGTTTAAAGGTGATGCTACCGATGCGCATAAATCAATCAGCATCATAGTTGATGGCGAGGGCTACCTGCATTTAGCTTGGGGGCAACATAACAACGCTTTAAACTATGCCAGGAGTACGGAGCCCGGGAGTTTAAGTATGACGGCAAAAATAAGCATGACCGGCAAAAAGGAAGGAAAAGTAAGCTACCCCGAATTTTATAAACTACCCGATGGCGATCTGTTATTCTTATACCGCGACGGCGCATCAGGCAACGGTAACTTGATGCTTAACCGTTACAGTGTAAAACAAAAAAGTTGGGTACAGGTACAGGATGGTATGATTGATGGCGAAGGCAAGCGCAATGCCTACTGGCAAATGGCTATTGATGGGCGCGGTTATATTCACCTTTCGTGGGTATGGCGCGAAAGCCCCGATGTAGCAAGCAATCACGATCTGTGTTATGCCTGCTCAAAAGATGGTGGCTTAACCTGGCAGAAGCTTAGCGGGCAGCAATATACACTGCCTATTACTGCCGCAACGGCCGAATATGCCTCCAAAATACCGCAACGCAGCGAACTGATTAATCAAACATCCATGTTTGCCGACGCTGCAGGTAATCCTTACATTGCAACTTATTGGCGCGAAGCCGGGCAAACGGTTCCACAATATCACTTAGTTTATTTTAACGGCAAGGACTGGAAAACACGCGATCTGGGTTTCCGCAGTACTTCCTTTAGTTTGAGTGGGGGCGGCACAAAAAGTATCCCGGTATCAAGGCCGCAAATTATTGCCTGGCGTAACGGTGAAAAACAGGCTGCTGCATTTATTTTCAGGGATGAAGAACGCGGTGACAAGGTTTCTATAGCGATCAATCAAGATCTTGAGCAAAATATTTGGAAGGTAAGTAACCTCACATCGTTTTCGGTAGGAGCCTGGGAGCCGAGCTATGATACGGGTTTGTGGGCGCAAAAACATGTACTGAACCTGTTTGTACAAAAGGTTGTACAGATAGATGGCGAAGGCCAAGCCAACAACCCGCCGGAGCCTGTGCAGGTGTTAGAATGGCATCCTTAA